In Spea bombifrons isolate aSpeBom1 chromosome 12, aSpeBom1.2.pri, whole genome shotgun sequence, the following proteins share a genomic window:
- the GFY gene encoding Golgi-associated olfactory signaling regulator has translation MAGVLGCLLILVYCIYNRQHKEDMFSHHRLYGEGFEDPVLHLDTPVDHFDFFAFRDTEITPTPTPQHKPRSIININYENEFEAEPPKDKPSDEHQKQAIQMDTLNNTT, from the exons ATGGCCGGAGTGCTTGGGTGTCTCTTGATTCTGGTCTACTGCATTTATAACCGGCAACATAAAGAGGACATGTTCTCGCACCACAGACTCTATGGAGAAGGCTTTGAAGACCCAG TGCTTCATCTGGACACCCCCGTAGATCACTTTGATTTCTTCGCCTTCAGAGACACGGAAATAACCCCCACCCCAACTCCACAGCATAAACCTCGgagcattattaatattaactatGAAAATGAGTTTGAAGCCGAACCGCCCAAAGACAAACCTTCCGATGAACATCAGAAGCAGGCCATCCAGATGGACACTCTTAATAATACCACATAG